The genomic region TATATCTTCAGAATCCCACTCTTTTGGGATTGGCAATTTCTTAAAACTCCCATTTGGCAGTGCTTCTAAAATACCTAAAAACTTCTTGTTTTTGTAATCAATCATCAATGTTTGGTTTGGCTTTAAGCGCAACTCAAATTCTTTAACTTTTTGCGTGTCGATGATAAAATTATCCGCCAAAAGCGCACTTTGTGTTAAAAACACACCGCAAAATCCGCACAATAGCCACACACACAAACGCGCCTTTTTGCTCTCTTCCATTGCCACCTCGCTTGCAATTTTTCTTAAAAATCTCGGCATTATAGGCTAATTTTGCCACAAAAGCAAAAGGCTTTTGCTACAATACAAGGCTAAAATTTATCATTACTTAGGAGCAGGAAATGAATATTATTCAAACCCCAAATGCCCCGCAAGCCATAGGTCCATACTCTCAAGCTGTGGTGCATAATGGACTTATTTTTACCTCCGGGCAAATCGCGCTAGATTCCCAAAACACAATGAATAATGGCGATATTCGCGCGCAAAGCACACAGGTGTTAGAAAATCTCAAAGCGATTTTGGAATCTAGCGGTAGCAGTCTGCAAAAAGTGCTAAAAACGACTATTTTTTTGACAGATATAAGCAATTTTGATGTGTTTAATGAAGTGTATGCGAGCTTTTTTGGCACACATAAGCCTGCTAGAAGTACCATCGCAGTAAAGGCTTTGCCTAAAAATGCGCTAGTAGAAATCGAGTGCATTGCGATGCTTTGAGATAAGGGTTTTAAGCACAATCAACAAAAAAAAGTGCAAAAAGCAAGCTTTGACGAGTTGCACGCAACAAAGTGATATATTTAAATAATCTTAAGGAGTAGACCAATTGAAAGTTCTTGCAAGTATAGGTTGGGTGATTTTTTCACTCCTGCTTATTGTGGCGGGCGTGAGTGGCTGTGTAATGCCACAAAGTATGTTTGAAAGTCTTGTGGTGGCGTTGCCATTTTTGCTTATTTTTGGCGGGATTTTTACTATTGTGTATTACATTTCATTTAGGGAGTTTGAAGGTTCGGGCGTGTTTTTGCTCGATGGGATTTTTAATCTTTTATTTGCTTTCCTCTTTTTGTGTGGTGGGGCAGGATTTACAGCTTTAAGTGTGGTGTATTTCGTGGCGTTTTTATGTATGTTTCGTGGGGTGCTTGGCATTAGCTATGTGTTTTGGTTCAAAAAAGCGGGCTTTGGAAGTTGGCTTTGGGTGCTTGTTTTTGCGATTTTGAACATTATTCTTGCGGTGATTTTCATCATTTACCCAGATGTTGGTGGGCTCACCATAGGTTTTATGTTGGGGTTTTTGGTGCTAAGTTTTGGAATCTTAAATCTTTTGAGCTGGTGGGGCGTGAAGAAACTTTTAGGAAATTAGCCCTTGAGTCGCGCAAAAGGTGAAAAGGCAGAATCAAGGGCGTGTGAGTTTTTGCGCTCGCGCGGTTTTGAAGTGCTAGAGCGTAATTTTTACACACGTTATGGGGAGATTGACATTATCGCGTGCAAAAATGATGTGCTACATTTCATCGAAGTAAAAAGTGGCAGTGGCTTTGAACCTATTTTTAATATCACACCTCAAAAGATTGTCAAGCTTACAAAAACGCTCAAAATCTACCTTGCAAAAAGTAAAATATCCTTACCTTACTGCCTTGATGCGCTCATTATCCGCGATGGAGAATCTATTGAGCTTATAGAAAATATCACGCTATAAAAGTTTGCAAATTCGACTCACGCTAGATTTTAAACACGTATTTAATTTTGAAAATTTGTAACACAGGGATATTTTGGATTCGCAAATTTAATGTGCGTTTTTTATTGTATTTTTGCTTCGCGCTAGAATCTAGGTGCTTAAAATTTTAAAAACAGAGAGCTTCTTAAATGAAAACAAAAATTATTTTATTTGCATTTTTTTGTGCAGTTTTTCTCATTAGTGGTTGTGTCAAATTCAATGTCCGCGCGGTAGAGTCGCCCTCACTCAAGCAATCTTTTTTTAATGGTGTAGAAGTTTTGGAATCTAGAAAAAGCACCTCTTATGTGCGCTTTGAAGTCGCGCAAAAAACCATCGGAGGCGCAAGTGATGAACCTTTGGTGATTTTTATCACTGCAAGTGTGCTAGATTCTAAAAACACAAGCCAAAGTGATAAAAACCCAAAATCTCATCAACCAAAAAATGCCGAGTATGAACGCGAGGGTGATACATTCAAAGGAATAGAATCTCAAAGCGTGATTTTTGACCTAAGTAGCATTACCGCAAGTCAAAATGGTAAGTCGGTGGAGATTCTAAGCTACGAAGATGCGAAAAATTCAAATCTCAATTTTTCCCAAGCCATAGAATCTTTTGGTATTTTCACACCGCAAAATCCCTACGCTTTTGGCATTGCACCGAGTATGCCACCATATCCTATGCTTATTTATCGTGGGTATCCGGGATTTTTCATCTACGACCCGTGGTTTTTTAGCGCGCGAGATAGGATTGAGCAAAGTATGCGCCTTGAGGAAAGTCGGCGCGTGAAGTCAATTATCCTTTCAAGCTATTTGTCTAAAAGCACACTTGAAAAGGGGCAAAATCCACGCGGTGGGTTTATTGCTATCAATCAGCATAAGCTTAAAAAAGGCGCGCTTACCCTGCAAGTGAGAATCCTTAAAGACATTCACACTTTAGAAATTGAACTAAGCAAATAGTGCGTGATTGTCACATACAAGGCTTATTTGTCATCTATATAAAAAGAAATATTAAACTCCCACACTAACAAACATAGGGAGTTTTTAAAAATATGAAACAAGCAAGTTTTTATATCGATGGTATGAGTTGTTCGGCGTGTAGCTCTGGGATTGAGCGCGCACTTTCACGCAAGCCATATTGTCAAAAAATACAAGTCAATCTCCTCACGCAACAAGCGCAGATTCTCTACGATGAAAAGCAAATTAGTTTGGAAGAAATTTTTACTTTTATCACAAAGCTAGGCTATACCCCAAGTCTGCAAAATCCCGCTCACAACACGCAAGATGATGTGCAAAATGTGGGGCAAAATGGCGCGATAGATTTTTCATCGCAAAATGTATTTTTACGCGCGATTGCACGCTTTAATGCGCTAGATTCTAAGCTTTTGCCACCAAAATTGCGCCTTATCTTAAGCATTATTTTTACGCTTTTTGTGTTGGTGCTTTCCTTTAATGCAATGTTTGCTGGGCATATTTTTTCGCCAAAAATTGATTGCGCTTTAATGCTTATTGCAAGCTTATGTGTGATGCACTTTGGGCGTGCGTTTTATTTTAAAGGTTTCAAAGCGCTGTTCAAAGGCATTCCGACAATGGATTCTCTTGTTGCACTTGGCACAAGTGCGGCATTTCTTTATAGCCTCAAAGGTAGTTGGGAGATTTTTGCTCATAATGCGCATATACATTTATATTTTGAAAGTGTGTGCGTGATTTTGTGTTTTATAATGATTGGAAAGTTTATAGAATCTAACGCTAAAAATTCTGCAAAGCAAAGCGCTTCAGCTCTTTTGGAGTTGTATCAAAAAAAAGTGCAAGTGCGAAAAA from Helicobacter himalayensis harbors:
- a CDS encoding RidA family protein, which codes for MNIIQTPNAPQAIGPYSQAVVHNGLIFTSGQIALDSQNTMNNGDIRAQSTQVLENLKAILESSGSSLQKVLKTTIFLTDISNFDVFNEVYASFFGTHKPARSTIAVKALPKNALVEIECIAML
- a CDS encoding HdeD family acid-resistance protein, with the protein product MKVLASIGWVIFSLLLIVAGVSGCVMPQSMFESLVVALPFLLIFGGIFTIVYYISFREFEGSGVFLLDGIFNLLFAFLFLCGGAGFTALSVVYFVAFLCMFRGVLGISYVFWFKKAGFGSWLWVLVFAILNIILAVIFIIYPDVGGLTIGFMLGFLVLSFGILNLLSWWGVKKLLGN
- a CDS encoding YraN family protein is translated as MSRAKGEKAESRACEFLRSRGFEVLERNFYTRYGEIDIIACKNDVLHFIEVKSGSGFEPIFNITPQKIVKLTKTLKIYLAKSKISLPYCLDALIIRDGESIELIENITL